One genomic region from Capra hircus breed San Clemente chromosome 18, ASM170441v1, whole genome shotgun sequence encodes:
- the STRN4 gene encoding striatin-4 isoform X3, protein MLEYALKQERAKYHKLKFGTDLNQGEKKPELSEPVSNGPVESVTLENSPLVWKEGRQLLRQYLEEVGYTDTILDMRSKRVRALLGRSLELNGAPEPSEGGPRAPPAPGGLSGGESLLVKQIEEQIKRNAAGKDGRERLGGSVLEQIPFLQHCEDDDSDEDDELDGAQHRKQRVKLPSKALAPETEDEDEEDDSEDAISEFDFLGSGEDGEGPPDPRRCATEGAHHELESRRVKLQGILADLRDVDGLPPKVTGPPPGTPQPRPHEGSFGFSSDVFIMDTIGGGEVSLGDLADLTVTNDNDLSCDLSDSKDAFKKTWNPKFTLRSHYDGIRSLAFHHSQSALLTASEDGTLKLWNLQKAVTAKKNAALDVEPIHAFRAHRGPVLAVAMGSHSEYCYSGGADARIHSWKIPDLNMDPYDGYDPSVLSHVLEGHGDAVWGLAFSPASQRLASCSADGSVRIWDPSSSSPTCLCTFSTASDHGTPTSVAFTSTEPAHIVASFRSGDTVLYDLEAGSALLTLDSRGNSGPTQINQVVSHPSQPLTITAHDDRGIRFLDNRTGKSVHSMVAHLDAVTCLAVDPNGVFLMSGSHDCSLRLWSLDNKTCVQEITAHRKKHEEAIHAVACHPSKALIASAGADALAKVFV, encoded by the exons GTACCTGGAAGAGGTCGGCTACACCGACACGATCCTGGACATGCGGTCCAAGCGCGTGCGCGCCCTCCTGGGCCGCTCGTTAGAGCTCAACGGGGCCCCCGAGCCCAGCGAAGGGGGCCCTAGGGCCCCGCCGGCCCCCGGGGGGCTCAGCGGCGGGGAGTCACTGCTGGTGAAACAGATTGAGGAGCAGATCAAGAG GAACGCAGCCGGCAAGGACGGCAGAGAGCGCTTGGGCGGCTCGGTGCTGGAGCAGATCCCTTTCCTGCAGCACTGCGAGGACGATGACAGTGACGAGGACGACGAGCTGGACGGCGCGCAGCACAGGAAGCAGCGTGTGAAG CTGCCATCCAAGGCCCTGGCCCCTGAGACGGAGGATGAAGACGAGGAGGATGACTCGGAGGACGCTATCAGCGAGTTTGACTTCCTGGGCTCGGGAGAGGACGGGGAGGGCCCGCCTGACCCGCGGCGGTGTGCTACAGAGGGCGCCCACCACGAACTGG AAAGCCGGCGGGtcaaactccaggggatcttggctGACCTTCGGGATGTGGATGGGCTGCCCCCAAAAGTGACTGGCCCGCCTCCCGGCAccccccagccccggccccaCGAAG GTTCCTTTGGCTTCTCCTCAGACGTTTTCATCATGGACACTATCGGGGGCGGGGAGGTGAGCCTGGGGGACTTGGCAGATCTCACCGTCACCAACGACAACGACCTCAGCTGTGAT ctgtcTGACAGCAAAGACGCCTTCAAGAAGACCTGGAACCCCAAGTTCACCCTCCGCTCTCACTACGATGGCATCCGCTCCCTGGCTTTCCACCACAGCCAGTCAGCTTTGCTCACCGCTTCTGAGGACGGCACGCTCAAGCTCTGGAACCTGCAGAAGGCAGTCACGGCCAAGAA GAATGCTGCGCTAGACGTGGAGCCCATCCACGCCTTCCGGGCTCACAG GGGCCCCGTGTTGGCCGTGGCCATGGGCAGCCACAGTGAATACTGTTACAGTGGTGGGGCAGACGCCCGCATCCACAGCTGGAAGATTCCAGACCTCAACATGGACCCCTACGACGGTTACG ACCCGAGCGTGTTGAGCCACGTCCTGGAGGGCCACGGGGACGCAGTGTGGGGCCTGGCCTTCAGCCCTGCCTCCCAGCGCCTGGCCTCCTGCTCTGCCGACGGCTCTGTCCGCATCTGGgaccccagcagcagcagcccaaccTGCCTCTGCACCTTCTCCACAGCCAGCg ATCACGGGACCCCCACCTCAGTGGCCTTCACCAGCACCGAGCCTGCCCACATCGTGGCCTCCTTCCGTTCTGGCGACACCGTTCTGTATGACCTGGAGGCTGGCAGTGCCCTCCTCACGCTGGACTCTCGGGGGAACAGTG GCCCAACCCAGATCAACCAGGTGGTGAGTCACCCCAGCCAGCCCCTCACCATCACCGCCCATGACGACAGAGGCATCCGTTTTCTGGACAACCGCACAG GGAAATCGGTGCACTCCATGGTTGCCCACCTGGATGCGGTCACCTGCCTCGCTGTGGACCCCAATGGTGTCTTCTTGATGTCAGGAA GCCACGACTGCTCGCTGCGTCTGTGGAGCCTGGACAACAAGACGTGTGTCCAGGAGATCACGGCCCACCGCAAGAAGCATGAGGAGGCCATCCACGCAGTTGCCTGCCACCCCAGCAAGGCCCTCATCGCCAGCGCAGGCGCCGACGCCCTAGCCAAGGTCTTCGTATGA